One genomic segment of Styela clava chromosome 3, kaStyClav1.hap1.2, whole genome shotgun sequence includes these proteins:
- the LOC144420919 gene encoding heat shock 70 kDa protein 1-like encodes MNLWAFTVENDDNKPKMQVVHSHEKNIFCPEQISAMVLKEMKVTAEACLGETVTDAVITVPAYFHDAQRKATNDAGVIAGLNVIGIINEPTAAAIAYGLDKEIKNQRDVLIVDLGGGTFDVTIVKIEGRKFYVTATGGDTHLRGEDFDNILVEYFVSEFKQQHASFSNVFTPSFRRRVCVKAPNDTCYSTFYWHRESWRNNAFCYSAKHEGSNQDMANLAYRERNQTTATFKIYEGERTFTKDNHFLDTFTISGIPPASRNKEIIVLLEINACGILHVKATEEFTGNSSEITIARDKGRLSESEIKRMVQEAEKFRKRDQELKQRSGSRNSLEDYAYSLKNGLEQKISNTTTKKIYNEQND; translated from the exons ATGAATTTATGGGCATTCACCGTTGAAAATGATGACAACAAGCCTAAGATGCAG gTAGTCCATAGccacgaaaaaaatattttctgtccAGAGCAAATAAGTGCAATGGTTCTAAAAGAGATGAAAGTCACAGCTGAAGCATGCTTGGGTGAAACCGTAACTGATGCAGTAATTACAGTCCCTGCATATTTCCACGATGCTCAGCGTAAAGCAACTAATGATGCTGGAGTAATAGCGGGTCTCAATGTTATTGGCATTATCAATGAGCCGACAGCTGCCGCTATAGCATATGGACTGGATAAAGAG ATCAAAAATCAACGTGATGTTCTCATAGTCGATCTTGGAGGAGGCACTTTCGACGTAACCATCGTGAAGATTGAAGGTCGCAAGTTCTACGTGACGGCAACGGGAGGCGATACTCATTTGAGGG GCGAGGACTTTGATAACATACTTGTGGAATATTTTGTTTCCGAGTTCAAACAACAACACG CGagtttttcaaatgttttcacGCCTTCATTCCGAAGAAGAGTCTGTGTGAAAGCACCCAATGATAC ATGTTATTCCACTTTCTATTGGCATCGAGAGTCATGGAGGAACAATGCATTTTGCTATTCCGCGAAACACGAAGGTTCCAACCAAGATATGGCAAATCTGGCATACCGAGAAAGAAACCAAACAACAGCGACATTCAAG ATATATGAAGGTGAGCGCACTTTTACTAAAGATAACCATTTTCTTGATACATTTACAATATCGGGAATTCCACCTGCATCACGGAATAAAGAAATTATAGTGCTTCTTGAAATCAACGCATGTGGAATTCTCCATGTCAAAGCGACTGAGGAATTCACTGGAAATTCAAGTGAAATAACGATCGCAAGAGACAAAGGACGACTGAGCGAGAGCGAGATAAAACGAATG GTGCAGGAAGCAGAAAAGTTTAGAAAACGGGACCAAGAGCTGAAACAGAGAAGCGGGTCGAGGAATTCGCTTGAAGATTACGCGTACAGCCTAAAGAACGGACTGGAACAAAAAATATCTAACACGACAACAAAGAAAATCTATAATGagcaaaatgattga
- the LOC120334030 gene encoding heat shock cognate 71 kDa protein-like — protein sequence MPAIGIDLGTTNSCVAVFRNGRAEIIANDLGNRVTPSYVSFTGNERLVGEAAKEEATEYFENTLYQIKRLIGRTYDDPSVQADMKLWGFTVINDGNKPKISVVQGHKRNVFRPEQISAMVLEYMKNAAEAFLGETVTDAVITVPAYFNDAQRRATNDAGVIAGLNVIGMINEPTAAAVAYGLDRQSDNERNVLIFDLGGGTFDVTIVKIKGRKFNVKATGGDTHLGGEDFDNILVEYFVSEFKQQRGEDISKNKRALNRLRVACEAAKRKLSSSTNAKVQVDALQKGYDFRSNITRAKFENLNYNFFERVLDTVKITLSDSGLKKENIDDVVLVGGSTRIPKIQEMLEKYFDNIKLKRTINPEEAVACGAAVYASSLGSVKDLAVCNVIPLSIGFENYGGTFTFSIPRNTKIPTKVWHTWYTSADNQTTVSFTIYEGERTLAKDNRFLDKFTISGIPPAPRKKGKGKVLIEINACGILHFKAIEEITGNSSKIKIARDKGGLSESEIKRMVQEAEKFREKDQELKQRSQALNKLEDYAYSVKEELDRKNLTRKQKEAIMKKVNKILQWLDINKTEPPQMSKLEVKKKKLERAIK from the exons atGCCGGCGATAGGAATTGACTTGGGGACTACAAACTCATGCGTGGCGGTTTTTCGGAACGGAAGG GCAGAAATTATCGCAAATGATCTCGGAAATCGAGTTACTCCGTCCTATGTCTCGTTCACGGGAAATGAAAGACTTGTTGGCGAAGCCGCTAAAGAAGAGGCGACTGAATATTTTGAGAATACTCTTTACc aaattaaacGTTTGATTGGACGAACATATGATGACCCTTCGGTTCAGGCTGATATGAAATTATGGGGATTCACCGTTATTAATGATGGTAACAAGCCAAAGATATCG gtaGTACAAGGCCACAAAAGAAATGTATTCCGCCCAGAACAAATAAGTGCGATGGTGCTGGAATATATGAAAAACGCAGCTGAGGCATTCTTGGGTGAAACCGTAACTGATGCAGTAATTACAGTCCCTGCATATTTCAACGATGCACAACGAAGAGCAACTAATGATGCTGGGGTAATCGCAGGTCTCAACGTTATTGGCATGATCAATGAGCCGACTGCTGCCGCTGTGGCGTATGGACTAGATAGGCAG AGCGACAATGAACGAAATGTTCTCATATTTGATCTCGGCGGAGGCACCTTCGATGTTACCATCGTGAAAATTAAAGGTCGCAAGTTTAATGTGAAAGCTACGGGTGGGGACACTCACTTGGGGG GTGAGGACTTTGATAACATACTTGTGGAATATTTTGTTTCCGAGTTCAAGCAACAACGCGGTGAagatatatcaaaaaataaaagagCATTGAATCGTCTTCGAGTGGCGTGTGAGGCAGCAAAAAGAAAATTGTCTTCGTCTACAAACGCTAA GGTTCAAGTCGATGCTCTGCAAAAGGGATACGATTTTCGCAGCAACATTACAcgagcaaaatttgaaaatctgaATTACAATTTTTTCGAGAGAGTTCTTGATACCGTGAAGATTACACTTTCTGATTCTGGACTTAAAAAGGAAAAC ATTGATGACGTTGTTCTTGTTGGAGGCTCTACGCGGATTCCAAAAATCCAAGAAATGTTGGAAAAGTACTTTGACAACATAAAGCTTAAAAGAACTATTAATCCTGAAGAGGCAGTTGCTTGTGGTGCAGCCGTATACGCGTCTTCACTTGGTTCTGTAAAAGATCTCGCTGTATGTA ATGTTATTCCACTCTCTATTGGCTTCGAAAATTATGGAGGAACATTTACTTTTTCTATTCCACGAAATACGAAGATTCCAACCAAAGTATGGCACACCTGGTATACGTCGGCAGATAACCAAACAACAGTGTCATTTACG ATATATGAAGGTGAGCGCACATTGGCCAAAGATAATCGTTTTCTCGATAAATTTACAATATCGGGAATTCCACCTGCACCGAGGAAAAAGGGCAAAGGCAAAGTGCTAATCGAGATTAACGCGTGTGGAATTCTTCATTTCAAAGCTATTGAAGAAATCACTGGAAattcaagtaaaataaaaatcgcaAGAGACAAAGGTGGATTGAGTGAGAGCGAGATAAAACGAATG GTACAGGAAGCAGAAAAGTTTAGGGAAAAAGACCAAGAGCTAAAACAGCGAAGCCAGGCACTTAATAAGCTTGAGGATTACGCGTACAGCGTAAAGGAAGAACTGGATCGAAAAAATCTAACGCGGAAGCAAAAAGAAGCAATTAtgaaaaaagtgaataaaattcTTCAATGGTTGGATATAAACAAG aCAGAACCTCCGCAAATGTCTAAATTGGAAGTAAAGAAAAAGAAGTTGGAAAGAGCAATTAAATAA